From a single Candoia aspera isolate rCanAsp1 chromosome 2, rCanAsp1.hap2, whole genome shotgun sequence genomic region:
- the ZMYND10 gene encoding zinc finger MYND domain-containing protein 10 isoform X1, giving the protein MEDPFPTVLLPGEAEALVESLRSFQLRDIGSHGWVRQHEFIEKLNMQAILNASAGHEQLLTELLVNNAKIPTLIEELITVAIWKQKIFPILCKLEDFRPKSTFPLYLVLRHEASIINLLETVFFHKEICESAEDTILDLIDYTHKKLTLLAAQSANGKIPFEQKLQPEDLPNPSSMQELKKQAEVMEFEISLRALSVFRFITDMIESLPVSAVTRMLNTHNFPCLLVQLIEHCPWTYHEGGKLKKFENGSWYEVAHEDRMKMTKLDGQVWLAFYNLLLSPECQRKYEFNNFNKSQLLKLRAFLTDVLVDQFPNLLEMQKFLGHLAITDPAPPKKDLILEQVPEIWDQVVRKNSGKWQAIAKHQVNNMFSPSEGELKSQAYRWAKTYNLDIMEALIPDKPKCGMCGSEATKRCSRCRNEWYCKRECQVHHWQKHKQACNLIADTVKKIQEDVHMQATSIK; this is encoded by the exons ATGGAGGACCCTTTCCCCACGGTTTTGTTGCCGGGCGAAGCCGAAGCCTTGGTGGAGTCTCTCAGGAGTTTCCAGCTGCGAGATATTGGGAGCCATGG GTGGGTACGGCAACATGAGTTCATTGAAAAGCTGAACATGCAAGCCATACTGAATGCTTCTGCTGGCCATGAGCAGCTCCTTACTGAGCTTCTGGTGAATAATGCCAAG ATCCCAACTCTCATTGAAGAATTAATCACTGTGGCCATCTGGAAGCAAAAGATCTTCCCTATACTGTGCAAACTGGAGGATTTCAGACCAAAAAGTACCTTTCCTCTGTATTTAGTG CTGCGCCATGAAGCTTCAATTATTAATCTCTTGGAGACAGTATTTTTTCACAAG GAAATCTGTGAATCAGCAGAGGACACCATTCTGGATTTAATAGATTACACCCATAAGAAACTGACCCTGTTAGCAGCTCAAAGTGCCAATGGGAAGATACCATTTGAACAAAAGCTTCAACCCGAGGATCTTCCCAATCCTTCATCAATGCAG GAATTAAAGAAGCAGGCTGAAGTGATGGAGTTTGAGATCTCACTGAGAGCTCTTTCAGTGTTCCGTTTCATTACTGATATGATAGAAAG TTTGCCAGTAAGTGCTGTGACAAGGATGCTGAATACGCACAATTTTCCATGCCTTTTGGTGCAGCTGATAGAGCATTGTCCATGGACCTATCATGAAGGAG GAAAATTAAAGAAATTTGAGAATGGTTCATGGTATGAAGTTGCCCATGAAGACCGTATGAAGATGACTAAATTGGATGGGCAAGTGTGGCTTGCTTTTTATAACCTGCTTCTTAGCCCAGAATGCCAGCGCAAGTACGAATTCAATAACTTTAATAAAAGCCAGCTCCTCAAG CTTCGTGCATTCCTGACCGACGTTCTTGTTGACCAATTTCCCAATCTTTTGGAGATGCAGAAATTCCTGGGCCATCTTGCTATAACAGATCCTGCTCCACCCAAGAAGGACCTCATACTGGAGCAG GTTCCTGAAATCTGGGATCAAGTTGTCAGAAAAAACTCTGGAAAATGGCAAGCAATTGCCAAGCACCAGGTAAACAATATGTTTAGCCCTTCAGAAGGGGAGTTGAAAAGCCAGGCTTACAG ATGGGCAAAGACGTATAACCTGGATATAATGGAAGCCCTAATTCCAGATAAACCCAAGTGTGGAATGTGTGGCTCTGAGGCCACTAAACGCTGCTCCCGTTGTAGGAATGAATGGTATTGCAAACG AGAGTGTCAAGTGCATCACTGGCAAAAGCACAAGCAAGCTTGCAACTTGATTGCTGATACGGTGAAGAAAATACAGGAAGATGTACACATGCAGGCAACATCCATTAAGTAA
- the ZMYND10 gene encoding zinc finger MYND domain-containing protein 10 isoform X2, translated as MQAILNASAGHEQLLTELLVNNAKIPTLIEELITVAIWKQKIFPILCKLEDFRPKSTFPLYLVLRHEASIINLLETVFFHKEICESAEDTILDLIDYTHKKLTLLAAQSANGKIPFEQKLQPEDLPNPSSMQELKKQAEVMEFEISLRALSVFRFITDMIESLPVSAVTRMLNTHNFPCLLVQLIEHCPWTYHEGGKLKKFENGSWYEVAHEDRMKMTKLDGQVWLAFYNLLLSPECQRKYEFNNFNKSQLLKLRAFLTDVLVDQFPNLLEMQKFLGHLAITDPAPPKKDLILEQVPEIWDQVVRKNSGKWQAIAKHQVNNMFSPSEGELKSQAYRWAKTYNLDIMEALIPDKPKCGMCGSEATKRCSRCRNEWYCKRECQVHHWQKHKQACNLIADTVKKIQEDVHMQATSIK; from the exons ATGCAAGCCATACTGAATGCTTCTGCTGGCCATGAGCAGCTCCTTACTGAGCTTCTGGTGAATAATGCCAAG ATCCCAACTCTCATTGAAGAATTAATCACTGTGGCCATCTGGAAGCAAAAGATCTTCCCTATACTGTGCAAACTGGAGGATTTCAGACCAAAAAGTACCTTTCCTCTGTATTTAGTG CTGCGCCATGAAGCTTCAATTATTAATCTCTTGGAGACAGTATTTTTTCACAAG GAAATCTGTGAATCAGCAGAGGACACCATTCTGGATTTAATAGATTACACCCATAAGAAACTGACCCTGTTAGCAGCTCAAAGTGCCAATGGGAAGATACCATTTGAACAAAAGCTTCAACCCGAGGATCTTCCCAATCCTTCATCAATGCAG GAATTAAAGAAGCAGGCTGAAGTGATGGAGTTTGAGATCTCACTGAGAGCTCTTTCAGTGTTCCGTTTCATTACTGATATGATAGAAAG TTTGCCAGTAAGTGCTGTGACAAGGATGCTGAATACGCACAATTTTCCATGCCTTTTGGTGCAGCTGATAGAGCATTGTCCATGGACCTATCATGAAGGAG GAAAATTAAAGAAATTTGAGAATGGTTCATGGTATGAAGTTGCCCATGAAGACCGTATGAAGATGACTAAATTGGATGGGCAAGTGTGGCTTGCTTTTTATAACCTGCTTCTTAGCCCAGAATGCCAGCGCAAGTACGAATTCAATAACTTTAATAAAAGCCAGCTCCTCAAG CTTCGTGCATTCCTGACCGACGTTCTTGTTGACCAATTTCCCAATCTTTTGGAGATGCAGAAATTCCTGGGCCATCTTGCTATAACAGATCCTGCTCCACCCAAGAAGGACCTCATACTGGAGCAG GTTCCTGAAATCTGGGATCAAGTTGTCAGAAAAAACTCTGGAAAATGGCAAGCAATTGCCAAGCACCAGGTAAACAATATGTTTAGCCCTTCAGAAGGGGAGTTGAAAAGCCAGGCTTACAG ATGGGCAAAGACGTATAACCTGGATATAATGGAAGCCCTAATTCCAGATAAACCCAAGTGTGGAATGTGTGGCTCTGAGGCCACTAAACGCTGCTCCCGTTGTAGGAATGAATGGTATTGCAAACG AGAGTGTCAAGTGCATCACTGGCAAAAGCACAAGCAAGCTTGCAACTTGATTGCTGATACGGTGAAGAAAATACAGGAAGATGTACACATGCAGGCAACATCCATTAAGTAA